A region from the Gossypium hirsutum isolate 1008001.06 chromosome A08, Gossypium_hirsutum_v2.1, whole genome shotgun sequence genome encodes:
- the LOC107951046 gene encoding auxin-induced protein 22D-like, which produces MERRVNYENDLNLMATEPRLGLPGCGDDEPQRKTNPSIRNNKRTVPEISEVSSSESNSSITMSGSDDQDSPPPAKEQVVGWPPIRSNRKNCLQSSKRNEVEGMGMYVKVSVDGAPYLRKIDLKVYGRYPQLLKALENMFKLTIGAYSKREGYNGSDYAPTYEDKDGDWMLVGDVPWEMFISSCKRLRIMKGSEARGLGCV; this is translated from the exons ATGGAAAGGAGAGTGAATTACGAGAATGATCTCAATCTCATGGCAACTGAGCCAAGATTGGGATTGCCTGGTTGTGGTGATGATGAGCCCCAAAGAAAAACAAATCCCAGTatcagaaataataaaagaactgTACCTGAGATTTCTGAGGTATCGAGTTCTGAGAGCAATTCTAGCATTACAATGTCTGGGAGTGATGATCAAGACAGTCCCCCTCCTGCCAA GGAACAAGTTGTAGGATGGCCACCAATCCGATCAAACAGGAAAAATTGCTTACAAAGTTCCAAGAGAAATGAAGTTGAAGGGATGGGGATGTATGTGAAAGTAAGCGTTGATGGAGCTCCTTATCTCAGAAAGATTGATCTCAAGGTTTATGGGCGCTATCCTCAACTCCTCAAAGCTTTGGAAAATATGTTCAAGCTCACCATTG GTGCATACTCAAAGAGGGAAGGCTACAATGGATCTGACTATGCTCCTACTTATGAAGACAAAGATGGTGACTGGATGCTTGTTGGAGATGTTCCCTGGGA GATGTTCATTTCCTCCTGCAAGAGGCTGAGAATCATGAAAGGATCAGAAGCTAGAGGGTTGGGCTGTGTATGA
- the LOC107951039 gene encoding transcription factor UNE12 translates to MANNTNEAPAADDFLEQILGLPNFAPSETGLAGSDAGLAATAAGAGAPMFLQLSSGDGAAHIGGIGGGGGGAFHGQVFPLGLSLEQGKGGFLKPEEASGSGKRFRNGVVDDRASSVKNVFHGQPMQATVSAAPHPPTMRPRVRARRGQATDPHSIAERLRRERITERIRALQELVPSVNKTDRAVMLDEIVDYVKFLRLQVKVLSMSRLGGAGAVAPLVTDIPLSSVEYESGEGGRSHPAWEKWSNDGTEQQVAKLMEENVGAAMQFLQSKSLCIMPISLATAIYHTQVPDSSSVVKPETNPPA, encoded by the exons ATGGCTAATAACACCAACGAGGCCCCCGCCGCCGATGATTTCCTCGAGCAAATCCTCGGCCTCCCTAACTTTGCGCCCTCCGAAACGGGCTTAGCTGGATCCGACGCTGGATTGGCTGCAACCGCTGCTGGAGCTGGAGCTCCAATGTTTTTGCAGCTCAGCTCCGGTGATGGCGCCGCTCATATCGGTGGAATCGGCGGCGGTGGAGGCGGTGCGTTTCATGGGCAGGTTTTCCCCTTGGGCTTGAGCTTGGAGCAAGGGAAAGGCGGGTTTTTGAAACCCGAGGAAGCTTCCGGTAGTGGGAAGCGGTTTCGGAACGGGGTCGTTGATGACCGAGCTTCTTCTGTAAAAAAT GTTTTCCATGGCCAACCCATGCAAGCAACTGTTTCTGCAGCACCACATCCACCGACAATGCGTCCAAGGGTGCGCGCTAGACGAGGACAGGCCACGGATCCTCACAGCATTGCTGAACGG TTGCGCAGGGAGAGAATTACTGAAAGAATCAGGGCATTGCAGGAACTTGTTCCTAGTGTTAACAAG ACTGATAGGGCAGTCATGCTTGATGAAATTGTAGATTATGTCAAGTTCCTGAGGCTTCAAGTTAAG GTTTTGAGCATGAGTAGGTTGGGCGGAGCTGGTGCAGTGGCACCGCTTGTAACAGACATTCCACTATCATCAGTAGAG TATGAAAGCGGTGAGGGTGGAAGAAGCCATCCAGCATGGGAGAAGTGGTCAAATGATGGCACAGAGCAACAGGTAGCTAAGCTGATGGAAGAAAACGTTGGAGCTGCCATGCAATTTCTCCAATCAAAGTCTCTTTGCATTATGCCTATCTCACTAGCCACTGCAATTTACCACACACAGGTACCAGATTCCTCCTCTGTTGTTAAGCCAGAAACAAATCCTCCTGCATAG